TGAATGACCAAATATGAAAATTTGATAATCATCCGAATTTATAAATTGGAGTAAAGATTTATATGATATACTTTCAAGATATTTTATAGACTTAATATTTTCAAGATAATTGTTGTCATCTAAATCCTCGATAGTGTTATAATCCTTATCAATTTCATCCCCAAAACCAAATATTATTTTATTGTTTTTATCATTACCGAGTTCTCCATGAATATGTATTGTTGAAGTTGGAATCCTTTCTAATTTTTCTTCGTCATTAGGTGCCGAATTATATTGAGTTTCGATACTTGTGTAGTTAAAGTTTAGAAATAAAATTTCGTTTGGTCTGAATCGAAAATAGTTAGGAGAAGCTTCAGAAACTAATAGTTCTCTTATTTTTCTTCTCCTTCCCTTATCTTTTTCACTGTAAATAGTTGAAATAAATTTTCGCTCACGGAAATTTTCCGTAACATCATCTATATTAATTTGATCGTCTTCTAAACCTTTTATAGTAGGAAGAATCCTCTGATATTCTTGCTCTGTTAATTTATTTATAGAAGTTTCGGAAAAATCTCTTAATTTAAAATCTGAATATATTTCTTGGTAAATATTTTTTTTTAGGGTCTTATCATCTTCATTCACAGGAAATTTTTCATTAAATTCTCCTTCAACCATTTTTAAGTATAATTCAAGGTGTTTTTTCATGGCTGAAAAATCATCATTTAATTCTGTTATGGTATATCCTGAATGTGGTTTTTGAAAACAAGCTTTTAATAAAGTGTAATAGTCACTTTCAATATCTACCCAATTTAGACTCTCAATACCTCTACTTAAATTTTCTAAAAATTTATTTTTAAACCTAAGTTCTGTTCCAGTATTTTTTAATGTTTTTGTTAGTTCCCTATATCCTTGTCCTGGAAGCCACCTAGCTGGAACTTTATTTATAATGATAAAATCATCTTCATATCGTTCTTCCCTATATTCATCAGCTT
The window above is part of the Kaistella faecalis genome. Proteins encoded here:
- a CDS encoding AbiH family protein, translated to MNRIILIGNGFDLAHNIKTSYYDFLNHFWEELHLKIKADEYREERYEDDFIIINKVPARWLPGQGYRELTKTLKNTGTELRFKNKFLENLSRGIESLNWVDIESDYYTLLKACFQKPHSGYTITELNDDFSAMKKHLELYLKMVEGEFNEKFPVNEDDKTLKKNIYQEIYSDFKLRDFSETSINKLTEQEYQRILPTIKGLEDDQINIDDVTENFRERKFISTIYSEKDKGRRRKIRELLVSEASPNYFRFRPNEILFLNFNYTSIETQYNSAPNDEEKLERIPTSTIHIHGELGNDKNNKIIFGFGDEIDKDYNTIEDLDDNNYLENIKSIKYLESISYKSLLQFINSDDYQIFIFGHSCGISDRTLLNTLFENKNCSSIKPFYRQKDENTDNYSEIIKNITRNFTNKAVLRDRVVNKVYTRALFK